One genomic segment of Streptomyces sp. RKND-216 includes these proteins:
- the recA gene encoding recombinase RecA, whose amino-acid sequence MAGTDREKALDAALAQIERQFGKGAVMRLGERPNEPVEVIPTGSTALDVALGVGGLPRGRVVEVYGPESSGKTTLTLHAVANAQRAGGTVAFVDAEHALDPEYAKKLGVDVDSLILSQPDNGEQALEITDMLIRSGALDLIVVDSVAALVPRAEIEGEMGDSHVGLQARLMSQALRKITGALNQSKTTAIFINQLREKVGVMFGSPETTTGGRALKFYSSVRLDIRRIETLKDGTDAVGNRTRVKVVKNKVAPPFKQAEFDILYGVGISREGGLIDMGVEHGFIRKSGAWYTYEGDQLGQGKENARTFLRDNPDLANEIEKKIKEKLGIGVKPQDPVGEPPADAAVTAAAPAPAAEGKTVPAPVSKTKSAKAATAKS is encoded by the coding sequence ATGGCTGGTACGGACCGCGAGAAGGCGCTGGACGCCGCACTCGCGCAGATTGAACGGCAATTCGGCAAGGGCGCCGTGATGCGCCTCGGCGAGCGGCCGAACGAGCCCGTCGAGGTGATCCCCACCGGGTCGACCGCTCTCGACGTCGCCCTCGGTGTCGGCGGGCTGCCGCGCGGCCGCGTGGTCGAGGTGTACGGTCCGGAGTCCTCCGGCAAGACCACGCTCACGCTGCACGCGGTGGCCAACGCGCAGCGCGCCGGCGGCACCGTCGCGTTCGTCGACGCGGAGCACGCCCTCGATCCGGAGTACGCCAAGAAGCTCGGCGTGGACGTCGACTCCCTCATCCTCTCGCAGCCGGACAACGGCGAGCAGGCGCTCGAGATCACCGACATGCTCATCCGCTCCGGCGCCCTCGACCTGATCGTGGTCGACTCGGTCGCCGCCCTGGTGCCCCGCGCCGAGATCGAGGGCGAGATGGGCGACTCGCACGTCGGTCTCCAGGCCCGTCTGATGAGCCAGGCGCTGCGGAAGATCACCGGTGCGCTCAACCAGTCGAAGACCACGGCGATCTTCATCAACCAGCTCCGCGAGAAGGTCGGCGTCATGTTCGGATCGCCTGAGACGACCACCGGTGGCCGGGCGCTGAAGTTCTACTCCTCGGTCCGGCTCGACATCCGCCGCATCGAGACCCTCAAGGACGGCACGGACGCGGTCGGCAACCGCACCCGCGTCAAGGTCGTCAAGAACAAGGTCGCCCCGCCCTTCAAGCAGGCCGAGTTCGACATCCTCTACGGCGTGGGCATCAGCCGTGAGGGCGGCCTGATCGACATGGGCGTGGAGCACGGCTTCATCCGCAAGTCCGGTGCCTGGTACACCTACGAGGGCGACCAGCTCGGTCAGGGCAAGGAGAATGCCCGCACGTTCCTCCGTGACAACCCCGACCTCGCCAACGAGATCGAGAAGAAGATCAAGGAGAAGCTGGGTATCGGCGTGAAGCCCCAGGACCCTGTAGGCGAGCCGCCCGCCGATGCAGCGGTCACGGCTGCGGCTCCCGCTCCGGCTGCCGAGGGCAAGACGGTTCCGGCTCCGGTGTCGAAGACCAAGTCGGCCAAGGCCGCGACGGCCAAGAGCTAG
- a CDS encoding DUF3046 domain-containing protein: MRLTDFWQRMADHFGAAYADSFARDHVMSELGGRTVHEALEAGWNTKDVWRVVCRTMEVPAEKR, translated from the coding sequence ATGCGGTTGACGGACTTCTGGCAGCGGATGGCGGACCACTTCGGGGCGGCGTACGCCGACTCCTTCGCGCGGGACCACGTGATGTCCGAGCTGGGCGGGCGCACCGTCCACGAGGCGCTCGAGGCGGGCTGGAACACCAAGGACGTGTGGCGGGTGGTCTGCCGGACGATGGAGGTACCGGCGGAGAAGAGGTGA